A single region of the Parasphingorhabdus litoris DSM 22379 genome encodes:
- a CDS encoding site-specific integrase: MDLPATKKTVRHHSAIAYHAAPDFIEALKTKKASSSRYTLQMLLLNSCRSGKVRGTTCDEIGTEVIGGLPSAEFQVWAIVAKRMKAGREHVAPLNTAGFTVIATARVRQHNTLLL; encoded by the coding sequence ATGGATTTACCTGCTACGAAGAAGACTGTTCGGCACCACTCGGCGATTGCATATCATGCGGCACCTGATTTTATCGAAGCCTTAAAAACCAAAAAAGCATCGTCGTCACGATATACTTTACAGATGCTACTCTTGAATAGTTGCCGTTCAGGCAAAGTTCGCGGAACAACATGCGATGAAATTGGAACCGAAGTTATCGGAGGACTACCCAGCGCTGAATTTCAAGTCTGGGCGATTGTAGCCAAACGCATGAAAGCTGGTCGTGAACATGTTGCACCCTTAAACACTGCAGGATTCACCGTGATTGCTACTGCTAGGGTACGACAGCATAACACATTGCTCTTGTAG
- a CDS encoding DUF4102 domain-containing protein, whose product MAKELAFVPLLCRNLGSSISSIIRPQSDFLRDEKNTRRSRRAKPVTAMEINSMRTPGRYSVGRNLLLIVHKGRTRSWIARLTGPTKKLHDISLGKHPEVSLADARDEVGTLRKQIREGRDPIAAKRKALPTNCTFREAALARHNERACDFRNKKHVSQRINTLRDYAFGKIGDTRIDELKIPDVVYVIKPIWRDKRETAERVLQRIVAISVWAVLIGYR is encoded by the coding sequence TTGGCTAAAGAATTAGCTTTTGTTCCTTTGCTTTGTAGGAATTTGGGTTCATCAATTTCCTCGATAATTCGCCCGCAGTCGGATTTTTTACGGGATGAAAAAAATACTCGCAGATCTCGAAGAGCGAAACCGGTCACAGCAATGGAAATTAATTCCATGCGAACACCAGGTCGATATTCCGTTGGCAGGAATCTTCTCCTTATCGTTCACAAAGGCAGAACCCGTTCTTGGATCGCGCGCTTAACAGGGCCTACGAAGAAACTTCATGACATCAGTCTAGGTAAGCATCCAGAGGTCAGTCTCGCTGACGCACGAGATGAAGTCGGAACTTTGCGCAAACAAATACGTGAAGGCAGGGATCCGATTGCAGCAAAGAGAAAAGCACTACCAACCAATTGTACATTCCGCGAAGCCGCGCTAGCTCGGCACAACGAGCGGGCATGTGATTTCAGAAATAAGAAACATGTGTCACAACGGATAAACACTTTGAGAGATTATGCCTTTGGCAAGATTGGTGATACTCGCATTGATGAACTCAAAATACCCGATGTCGTATATGTGATTAAGCCAATTTGGCGCGACAAACGAGAGACAGCGGAACGCGTGTTACAACGCATAGTTGCTATCTCCGTTTGGGCGGTGTTGATAGGTTATCGGTAA
- a CDS encoding EAL domain-containing protein: MERTIITALLFSAALNISAAHAQSEPVDSAFETQITETKSTMMSDPGTALKSARKAAIIANTMPKTEAALAVATSQWLEGEALTRLNKPKAAMPVISDALKTVKRVAPNSKLNADLLKSSAAIAIQTGKVEQALPMLHEAYRMYGDLDQNRSQAIILHNIGSIYYEARDYPRVLDYYDQAKSVYSDDPALNLSSHNNRGNALRDMGKFGEAEMEYAEALKVAKEMESPLLQTRILTNLAFAQYSQGDLGKAEKTTLAGLEIAQAGAADWEPFLWGTRAQIALAGNRLPEAERFVSKAFEGVDLKSSTMSYRDYHSTAYQVFNALGRYDQALKHLSAFKRLDDNGRELAASTNSALLAAQFDNANRELEISKLEAKQAQRDLMLAKSQTILRYTSLVLVVAFAVIGALFFAVVSIRRRRKAVSAANAQLSHAARHDLLTGLANRRYFRDLLSDALANTHNNGDRCAVMLIDLDRFKAVNDTLGHNIGDKLLCHIAEHLKEAAGDKFHAVRLGGDEFAFVIPNAESDSEIEELGQRVIDDICGTHVVEGTSVNVGATIGYAIAPHDSDDVQTLTRFADLALYHGKESGRGQCVRYKKFMQVEADERHILENDLRDALHNGDLSVAYQSIVDANSEEIIGYEALLRWNHRTRGEISPAVFIPIAEEARLIGNIGNWVLRTACAQAKSWPDHVRLSVNVSALQVEGGGLANSIIGALASSGLSPDRLELEVTESVFLDNHEKTDATLENLRSLGINLVLDDFGTGYSSLGYLRRASFSTIKIDRSFVKSATRGSSESMAIIRAIVSMAQELGMKTTAEGIENIREMDVMRDLGCTQLQGYLFSRPTQSVSDQASNSSDSLAVISFSNTELKRKVG, translated from the coding sequence GTGGAACGAACGATAATTACAGCTTTGTTGTTTAGCGCAGCGCTAAACATATCTGCTGCACATGCGCAGAGCGAACCTGTTGATTCTGCATTCGAAACACAGATTACAGAAACCAAGTCCACCATGATGTCGGACCCGGGTACGGCTCTGAAATCGGCTCGTAAAGCGGCGATTATCGCCAATACAATGCCAAAAACCGAAGCAGCGTTGGCCGTTGCAACCAGCCAGTGGCTGGAAGGCGAGGCCCTTACACGGCTGAACAAGCCAAAGGCAGCAATGCCTGTTATTTCCGATGCATTGAAGACAGTTAAACGTGTGGCGCCTAACTCAAAACTGAACGCCGACTTGCTGAAATCCTCGGCGGCCATCGCTATCCAGACTGGGAAAGTTGAGCAAGCGCTACCAATGCTTCATGAAGCTTACCGGATGTACGGCGATCTGGATCAGAATCGCAGCCAGGCCATTATACTTCATAATATCGGCTCAATTTACTACGAGGCGCGTGATTATCCGCGGGTTCTTGACTATTACGATCAAGCGAAATCGGTCTATTCCGATGACCCTGCGCTTAACCTGTCTTCTCACAATAATCGCGGAAATGCTCTGAGAGATATGGGCAAATTTGGCGAAGCTGAGATGGAATATGCAGAGGCTTTAAAGGTTGCAAAGGAGATGGAAAGCCCTCTGTTGCAGACACGAATATTGACCAACCTTGCATTTGCCCAATATTCGCAAGGTGACTTAGGCAAAGCAGAAAAAACGACACTGGCGGGACTGGAGATTGCGCAAGCCGGTGCCGCTGATTGGGAACCCTTTCTTTGGGGAACGCGCGCGCAAATAGCCTTGGCCGGAAACCGGCTTCCAGAAGCAGAACGCTTTGTAAGCAAAGCATTTGAGGGCGTTGACCTAAAAAGTTCGACAATGTCTTATCGAGATTATCATTCTACCGCTTATCAGGTGTTTAATGCTCTGGGGCGTTACGACCAAGCGCTTAAACATCTCAGCGCATTCAAACGCCTTGATGACAATGGTCGAGAATTGGCGGCATCTACCAACTCTGCATTGCTGGCAGCACAATTTGACAATGCCAATCGCGAACTGGAAATTTCAAAGCTGGAAGCAAAGCAGGCGCAACGCGATTTGATGCTGGCAAAATCACAGACAATCTTGCGATACACGAGCCTGGTCTTGGTAGTGGCATTTGCTGTCATCGGCGCTTTATTTTTTGCTGTTGTGTCCATTCGAAGAAGAAGAAAAGCCGTGAGTGCTGCAAATGCACAATTGTCACATGCGGCACGTCATGATCTGCTCACGGGGCTCGCTAACCGCCGATATTTCAGAGATCTTCTGTCTGACGCGCTTGCTAACACCCACAATAATGGGGACCGATGCGCCGTTATGTTGATTGACTTAGACCGCTTCAAAGCAGTCAATGACACGCTCGGTCATAACATTGGAGACAAGTTGCTTTGTCACATTGCTGAGCATCTAAAAGAAGCAGCCGGCGACAAGTTCCATGCCGTACGGCTTGGTGGCGACGAATTTGCATTTGTCATTCCCAATGCTGAAAGTGATAGTGAAATTGAAGAACTCGGCCAACGTGTAATTGACGATATCTGTGGAACTCACGTAGTCGAAGGGACATCAGTGAATGTGGGAGCGACCATTGGGTATGCCATTGCTCCGCACGATAGTGATGATGTTCAGACCCTCACGCGCTTCGCAGATCTTGCGCTGTATCACGGCAAAGAATCTGGCCGCGGACAATGCGTCCGGTATAAAAAGTTCATGCAGGTTGAAGCTGATGAACGGCACATCTTGGAGAATGACCTCCGTGACGCACTACACAATGGGGATCTGTCAGTCGCTTATCAATCCATTGTGGATGCAAATAGCGAAGAAATCATAGGCTATGAGGCACTTCTGCGTTGGAATCATCGCACACGTGGCGAGATTTCACCGGCTGTATTTATTCCAATTGCTGAAGAAGCTCGATTGATTGGAAATATCGGTAACTGGGTGTTGCGGACTGCCTGTGCCCAAGCGAAAAGTTGGCCTGATCATGTCCGGCTATCAGTCAACGTTTCCGCGCTTCAGGTTGAAGGTGGTGGCCTTGCCAACAGTATAATTGGCGCATTGGCTTCCAGTGGTCTCAGCCCAGATCGGCTCGAACTGGAAGTGACGGAGAGTGTTTTCCTCGACAATCATGAAAAAACCGATGCGACACTGGAAAACCTGCGTTCGCTTGGCATCAACCTAGTTTTGGACGATTTCGGTACCGGTTACTCCTCGCTAGGTTATCTCCGCCGAGCCAGTTTCTCGACCATTAAGATCGACAGAAGCTTTGTTAAATCCGCGACGCGCGGGTCCAGCGAAAGCATGGCCATTATTCGTGCTATCGTGTCAATGGCGCAGGAATTGGGCATGAAAACTACTGCCGAAGGCATTGAAAATATTAGAGAAATGGACGTTATGCGTGACCTTGGCTGTACGCAGCTACAAGGATATCTATTCTCACGACCAACTCAGTCAGTTTCTGATCAAGCGAGCAATAGTAGCGACTCATTGGCAGTCATTTCGTTCTCGAACACCGAACTAAAACGTAAAGTGGGTTAG